A stretch of Campylobacter showae DNA encodes these proteins:
- the dnaN gene encoding DNA polymerase III subunit beta yields the protein MKVAINKNALESIVTNSNSYLEKKDLSAITSHIFIGAKDGILNIKATDHEIGLAYELSNVKIMDEGNATANGKKLLDIIRSLKDEEITLETVNNYLYIKQKNSKYKLPMYKFEDFPNFPTVENKNKFEVDAVMLGRSLKKIFTSIDNNNPKFELNGALIDIKQNYINIVGTDTKRLSVFRFETPTQSEFSLIIPKKAISEIQKLFFDKIEIYYDDTTLIAQSANFEFFTKLINGRFPDYNRVIPQEIKRRLRLSRDKMIEGIKTVSIISESTKIVFAPQTISFESIVEDNSEAKTTIEFATGLEEEIYVGVKNRYLLDFLQNIEEEHFEFGFNDSNLAFTVSSNELKTVIMPINL from the coding sequence ATGAAAGTCGCGATTAATAAAAACGCTTTAGAAAGCATCGTAACAAATAGCAATTCTTACCTAGAGAAAAAAGATCTAAGCGCTATAACTTCGCATATATTTATCGGAGCTAAAGACGGTATCCTAAATATCAAAGCAACAGACCACGAGATCGGCCTAGCATATGAGCTCTCAAATGTCAAAATCATGGACGAGGGAAATGCTACTGCAAACGGTAAGAAATTACTTGACATCATAAGAAGCCTAAAAGACGAAGAAATCACACTAGAGACAGTAAATAACTACCTCTATATAAAACAAAAAAACTCAAAATATAAGCTTCCGATGTACAAATTTGAGGATTTTCCAAATTTCCCGACAGTAGAAAATAAAAATAAATTTGAAGTCGACGCCGTAATGCTTGGACGAAGTTTAAAGAAAATTTTTACAAGCATCGACAATAATAACCCTAAATTTGAGCTAAACGGCGCTCTTATTGACATTAAACAAAACTACATAAACATAGTCGGCACCGACACGAAAAGGCTTAGCGTATTTAGATTTGAAACGCCGACTCAAAGTGAATTTTCGCTAATAATCCCAAAAAAAGCTATTAGCGAGATACAAAAGCTATTTTTTGACAAGATTGAAATTTATTATGACGATACGACTCTAATCGCACAAAGCGCAAATTTCGAGTTTTTTACAAAGCTTATAAACGGCAGATTTCCTGACTACAACAGAGTAATTCCGCAAGAAATCAAACGAAGACTAAGACTAAGCAGAGATAAGATGATAGAAGGCATCAAAACCGTCTCAATCATCTCTGAGAGCACGAAAATAGTATTTGCTCCTCAAACCATAAGCTTTGAAAGCATCGTCGAAGATAACTCGGAAGCTAAAACGACGATAGAATTTGCAACCGGACTTGAAGAAGAAATCTACGTCGGCGTGAAAAATAGATACTTGCTTGATTTCCTACAAAACATCGAAGAGGAACAT